One Ostrinia nubilalis chromosome 4, ilOstNubi1.1, whole genome shotgun sequence DNA window includes the following coding sequences:
- the LOC135071547 gene encoding putative nuclease HARBI1 encodes MNAINAIVHLANNADPARRRKLYRQRSNPFDLRDLNFKIKYRFNKDTVRTIIDLVEDDLVQSARGGGTCPELQVLVAIRCWGRREVQDDAGDLHGLSQPTVSRICARVAHAIANKANSFIKMPITIGEQERISAKFRAIKNFPGVIGAIDCTHIKIKKTGGDMAQYYINRKGYYSLNVQVVCDADLKIMDIVARWRGSTHDSRIFMESNIKQRFEDRQFRGRLIGDSGYPLLPYLFTPILRPSRPEEEAYNNAHISTRNTVERCFGVWKQRFQCLLHGLPVSLQNGKAVIIALAVLHNIAIDMNDTLLEQHMEQVPVTPQLSTENSVHDNRPSLLRRRSQLILQNFINQHF; translated from the exons atgaatgctataaatgcaattgtgcatttagccaataatgccgacccagcgcgacgtagaaagctctaccgccaacgaagcaacccattcgatttgcgggacctaaattttaaaataaaatataggttcaataaggacacagtgcgcaccatcatagatttggtggaagatgatctggttcagagcgctagaggtggtggcacgtgtcctgaactgcaagttttagtggccataagatgttggggacgtcgtgag gtacaagatgatgctggtgacctccatggcctaagtcagccgacagtgagccggatatgcgccagagtcgcgcatgcaatcgcgaataaggcaaattccttcatcaaaatgcctatcactataggagagcaggaaagaattagtgccaaatttagagcaattaaaaattttcctggggtgataggagccatagattgcacccacattaaaattaaaaaaaccggaggtgacatggcccagtactatattaatagaaaaggctattattccctgaatgttcag gttgtctgtgatgctgacctcaaaataatggatatagtggctagatggcgaggcagtacacatgacagtcgaatttttatggagagcaatataaaacaacgatttgaggataggcagtttagaggacgccttattggcgattcgggctaccctcttctgccatatctatttacacctattttaaggcctagtcgtccagaagaagaagcatacaataatgctcacatctcaactaggaacactgttgaaaggtgttttggggtgtggaagcagcggttccaatgcctactccatggcttaccagtaagcctccaaaatggaaaagctgtgatcatagcattggctgtattacataatatagccattgatatgaatgacacattgttag aacaacatatggagcaggtccctgtaactccgcaactttcgacggagaacagtgttcacgacaaccgaccttcattgttgaggcgtaggtcgcagttgatactacaaaattttataaatcaacatttttga